CAGCGTGGCTTATCAGAAAATACGATCATCGTCTATACGAGCGACAATGGTTTTTACGAAGGTGAGTATGGCTTTGCCGATAAATGGTATGGCCATGAGTTATCGATTCGGGTACCGCTGATCATCTACGATCCTAGGCAACAAGCCTGGCACGGACGAACTACGGACCAGTATACGCTTAACATTGATATTGCGCCAACCCTGCTAACGTTTGCGGGGGTGTCGGTACCAGCCAGAATGCAGGGCCATACGCTGACCCAATTGATGGATACCCCCGCAACTCCCTGGCGAAAAGAATTCTATTTCGAGCATCCGATTAATATTCCGGCTGTATTTATTCCGCAATCGGAAGGAGTATTGAGTGCTGATCGGAAATACGTTCACTATTATAACGTTCGGGAACCTGCCGATACCTACGAAGAAGTCTATGACCTGAAAGCCGATCCGAAGGAACTTGTCAATCTGGCGGCTCAGCCGCAGGGAAAGGCTCTGAAGACAACGTTACTGCCCATCTTTGAGCGACTAAAAGAGGCCGCCCGATAACCTGCTTATTCCGCTATGAAATATTCTTTTGTTTTTGTAGGTGGTGCATTCCTGATGGGCCTGATTGCCTGGAAACCATCGTCACCCGTTAGCCGCCCAGCCGTAGTTCCCCCCAGTAGTCGCAAACCTAACATTGTGATCGTAATGGCCGACCAATGGCGGGCTCAGGATATTGGCTATGCAGGTAATAAACAGGTGATCACTCCCAATCTGGATAAACTGGCCGGTGAGTCAGTCAATGCCCGCCTGTGCGTTGCCGAAGTGCCCGTCTGTTCGCCCACCCGGGCAAGCCTGCTGACAGGGCAACACGCTACTACCCACGGAGTATTTTATAATGACCGACCACTTCGCAATGAAGCCGTCACGCTGGCGGAGGTATGTCAGCAAAATGGGTATCGGACGGGATTTATCGGGAAATGGCACATCAACGGTGGAATGGACAAGAACTTCGCACCGGGGCGACTGGCGCCCATTCCGGTCGATCGGCGGCAGGGTTTCGAGTATTGGCGTGCTCTGGAATGTACCCACGATTATAACAATTCGCCTTACTACAATGAAGTAAACAAGCGGTTTGTCTGGCAACAATACGACGCCATCAGCCAGACCGATTCGGCCATTTCGTTCATGACTCAACCCCGCGATAAGCCTTTCCTGCTGGTACTGGCCTGGGGCCCACCGCATGATCCTTACCAGACAGCTCCGAAGGAATATCGCCAGAAATACGCCAATCAAACCATCCAGTTGCGCCCAAATGTACCAGTTAAGGATACTATGGAAGCCAACCGGGCTTTAAAAGGCTATTACGCCCATATCAACGCGCTCGACGATTGCATTGGTCGGTTGCAGGCTGCCCTGAAACAAGCCAAACTGGAGGATAATACCATCTTTGTGTTCACGTCCGATCACGGCGACATGCTGTATTCGCACGATCAGATCAACAAACAAAAACCCTGGGATGAATCCATTCGCATCCCTTTCCTGCTCAAATACCCCGCCGGACTGAGCCGCAAAGGCAGCACGCTCGACGTCCCCGTTACTTTAACCGATGTAATGCCGACTTTACTGTCGATGACCGGACAGAAAATTCCTGCCAGTGTGGAAGGGCATGATTTTGCGGCTCTCTTCCGAAATCCGCGTGCACCTCGTCCTGATGATGCAGCCCTGATTGCCTGTATTGTTCCCTTCCACCAATGGAATTACGCACGGGGTGGGCGCGAGTATCGCGGTATTCGTACAGCCCGGTACACGTATGTACGGGATCTGAATGGTCCATGGCTATTGTATGACAATCTGAAAGACCCGTATCAATTGACAAATTTGGTCGATCAGTCAGGTATGGCCCAGACCAAACAGCAACTGGAGACAATACTGACGCAAAAACTTCGGGATGCGAACGACAGTTTTTCACCCGGTAATATTTACATGGACAAATGGCACTACCCCTGGGCCTCCATTGATTCAGTAGGTAATCCGTATTATAAATAGGCCAAAATAGATCGACGTTTTCGCGTACGATTTTAGTCAATGCCAATTACTGCGATAAGTTGTTCATTAACAGAGTTTTATTTCTGAGCGGGGAGAAGCCGAAAAGATCCGCTACCCATAAAAAAGCCGACAATCATGTAGGTAGCCCGGTACTATGCAATTGATTGGATTGACCATTCATTGACTTTTAATCCGTCAAATTTTAATGTCGAAGCTCAAACAATAGGCTAACCAAAATAGTATATTTGCTACATTGTTGCATTTGGCAAACTTATACATACATGAAGCGACTTTTTTCTTATCTGACTGCCGTTGCGTTGGTTATTGCCATTTTGGTCGGTTGTCAATCAAACAATAAATCGGGCGAATCGCATCAGACGCTGATAGCTCAGCACGACTCACTCGAAGCCAGTCATCAGCAATTGGAAGCGACCCATCACCA
This window of the Spirosoma aerolatum genome carries:
- a CDS encoding sulfatase family protein; the protein is MKYSFVFVGGAFLMGLIAWKPSSPVSRPAVVPPSSRKPNIVIVMADQWRAQDIGYAGNKQVITPNLDKLAGESVNARLCVAEVPVCSPTRASLLTGQHATTHGVFYNDRPLRNEAVTLAEVCQQNGYRTGFIGKWHINGGMDKNFAPGRLAPIPVDRRQGFEYWRALECTHDYNNSPYYNEVNKRFVWQQYDAISQTDSAISFMTQPRDKPFLLVLAWGPPHDPYQTAPKEYRQKYANQTIQLRPNVPVKDTMEANRALKGYYAHINALDDCIGRLQAALKQAKLEDNTIFVFTSDHGDMLYSHDQINKQKPWDESIRIPFLLKYPAGLSRKGSTLDVPVTLTDVMPTLLSMTGQKIPASVEGHDFAALFRNPRAPRPDDAALIACIVPFHQWNYARGGREYRGIRTARYTYVRDLNGPWLLYDNLKDPYQLTNLVDQSGMAQTKQQLETILTQKLRDANDSFSPGNIYMDKWHYPWASIDSVGNPYYK